Proteins found in one Magnolia sinica isolate HGM2019 chromosome 5, MsV1, whole genome shotgun sequence genomic segment:
- the LOC131246654 gene encoding transcription factor bHLH137-like, translated as MAAFSFHHHPSLLDSGFLQSPTFKASVFSQVPDINPSFFPFYPSESLPQIEIPQETHQRDFLAVDNCVNSSHEASVMEKQRTDSSSMVTELKDGDTSLQKQNQIHKNRKKRDGSCLNSSQSKRKCNSSSKETEEKKSKAGKKNEKTSTEEPPKGYIHVRARRGQATDSHSLAERVRREKISERMKLLQGLVPGCDKVTGKALMLDEIINYVQSLQNQVEFLSMKLASVNPVFYDFSVDLDDHTSKSEKLSILSPVPSIQQSIHNQDTAFGADTTTTTATTTTTFPTNNYHFLDSSAAALLHGQRPNPFPQENGHLGWNVESYHNICSFQ; from the exons atggcaGCCTTCTCATTTCACCACCACCCTTCCCTTCTCGACTCTGGTTTCCTCCAAAGCCCAACCTTCAAGGCCTCTGTTTTCTCACAAGTACCAGACATTAATCCctctttcttccctttttacCCATCTGAATCTCTTCCCCAGATTGAAATCCCTCAGGAAACCCACCAAAGAGACTTTCTCGCCGTCGACAACTGTGTCAACAGCAGCCATGAAGCTTCTGTGATGGAGAAACAGAGGACAGACTCCTCTTCAATGGTTACTGAGTTGAAAGATGGAGATACAAGTCTTCAAAAACAGAACCAAATTCATAAAAACAGGAAGAAAAGAGATGGGTcttgtttgaattcctctcaATCAAAG AGAAAATGCAACAGTAGCTCGAAAGAAACTGAAGAGAAGAAGTCGAAAGCAGGTAAGAAGAATGAGAAAACATCCACTGAAGAACCTCCCAAAGGCTACATTCATGTGAGAGCAAGGAGAGGTCAAGCAACAGACAGCCACAGCCTTGCAGAAAGG GTAAGAAGAGAGAAAATCAGTGAGAGAATGAAGCTCTTGCAAGGCCTTGTTCCTGGCTGTGACAAG GTGACTGGGAAGGCTCTTATGTTGGATGAAATTATCAATTATGTCCAGTCATTGCAAAATCAAGTAGAG ttCCTCTCCATGAAGCTTGCCTCAGTGAATCCTGTCTTTTACGACTTCAGTGTGGATTTAGATGACCATACCTCCAAATCAGAG AAATTGAGCATTCTATCTCCAGTGCCATCTATTCAGCAATCCATTCACAACCAAGATACAGCTTTTGGAGCAGATACAACCACCACCACAGCCACAACAACTACTACCTTTCCTACAAATAACTATCATTTTCTAGACAGTTCAGCTGCTGCTCTACTTCATGGGCAGAGGCCCAATCCCTTCCCTCAG GAAAATGGCCATCTTGGATGGAATGTGGAAAGCTACCACAACATTTGTTCTTTTCAGTAA